The genomic stretch tttttaatttttttaaaaaataaataaatagatgcCACATGttaacatctgattggtccacgtgtcagtcttaacggtcaactaacggatggactaagttggtcctttatcaaaactccaATGGGGTCCTGTGACAAAAATAAAACCCCAaaggggtaaaaataaagttcctaAACCTCAGGGGGTATTAGgcatttaacccttaaaaattttgtaatgtccATATCTCATGTTTGaaccccttttaatttcaccaatttttttttttttttgttaaaatgccccttttttgaaagaaaaaaaaaatacaatttgtaaatttaaaaataaataatgcatTGGACTAACCCACTGCTTTGCCATCAGTCTGGATGGTCACtaaaattttcagattttttttttccccctttaaagtattttgagcattttaacttaaaaaaaaaaaaaaagggggactTAAACATGAGATACcaacattacaattttttaaactttgaagttATAATTGCGAAACTACTTATAATTTGAGGTGGAAGTaaaatttcccattttttttctaacttttgttttgaattaattacttttaGCCCCTTCAACTATCATGCATTTATTCTAGTCCCTCTCCGGTGAGACCCTGGAGGAGGGAGGCTAGTCCCTCTCcccttcccccttttttttgttctttctttcattttctttgttataGTTTGATTTTGGAACCACAGCGTCCAAATTCAGCAATAGCAACAGCCGTCCCTTCCACCTTGTCTTTTGGCTTCTCCTCGCTAGGGGGTGGGCTCACACAACCTGCAAACCCGCCCCGATCCGCCtggttttagtgttttttttttttttttttttgcggaaACAAGTTGGATTGCTTCCAACCCATATGGAGACGGGTGGGTTGCGGgtataaaaattttggttcaGCGGATACCCACTCTGCCCCGCCTTgcttgagtaaaaaaaaaaaaaacctaaccctaaaaatttcttccacctctctctctctagatttgccactgcttctctctctctcgtctccaTCCCGAATTGAAGCTCTCCTCTAAAAGTGAAGAAACCCTTGGGCGTtttcgtctctctctctctgatttgctctctctgtctctctctttgtctctcgTTTGcggatctctctctctgtctctcgtTTCGAAACTGCAAGAGAGCAAACGGTTTCCCATGAACTCGCTTCCACAGCCACGGCTCTaggtttttctctctcactctcaacttctttcattctctctcacAAAACCATCCAAACCCGCATAACCCATCCCGCTCTGCCCTGCCCTGCAACACCCGAGATCCTGAGATATAGTTCATTGTAGCTGGGTTTCTGGTAGTTTTTTTCAAACTTGCATTATGCGGGTTGGGTTGTAGAAATGGTTGATATCCGACCCACCAAGGTCTGTGCCCACCCCTACTCCTCACACTTGGGTTTTGTCAATATATTGCTGAAAAACTTAGATAAGCTCATTGTGTTGCCGATCTACTCTTTTGCTGCTGGCCCAAGCTCATACACGCCGCTACACGCTTCTCCCCGATGCCACTGTGCCCTATAGACACCagactttttctctcttctttttggcaCGTGCCGAATGTGGTTCGTGCAAACCAGAGTGTGGATCATGTGGATCTCATGCGCTTTGCGTGTGAGCCTCACGCACTGGGTTTCCTCCCATTTTCTTGCTAGATCTTGCCCTTGATgctggttttctttgttttgttcttgttttgttgtgttatccTAGTCTTTGAGTTGAGGAGAGATAGTTTCAGTGTAAGGAATTTGTCTCACGACCGAATCAATAAAGCTTACTTCTTTATGGATAAGACCTACCCATATATTTAGATCTAATCTGCTAAGAGCAGATCTGCCACTTAAATGAAGTGTACATATGAGTTGGATCAGAGAAAGTAGAcacattttttattgttagatTTTTAGTATATCTACAATGTTGTACTTTTCATAGCTTTTAGCTATGTTTATCTGTAAAAGCTTTACGCTCTATTATGGAATGAAGATGAAAgaattctcttaaaaaaaaactatcatgcATTTACACTTTGCCTCCACAAACTACCACTTGTCATCAAAAACCCTTATGTTAACCAAAATCGTTAAAATGAACTGAATATTGATCATGTGCCATATACATGATGTTATATATGTGAAATGGCGAAAGTAGCCCGAATTTAAAAACTGAATTTACTTAAATGCTatcaaagtttattttttattttaacaccAAAACATACTTAGGGCGGCTGAGCCACCCCCCCTAAATACATTTGGGGAAACATGCTTAGAgtggcatttttaaaattttttttttttttttatttgagggaTTTTTGTAAATTCacagaaaaaaagaacacatgCAGGtcacatgtgtttttttttttttttttatcagattTAACCGTCCTAGCTAAGAGTACTATTTGCAGCCTTAccaaaactaattttttgttattttggtgaggtaATTTGGTAAAAATGCCTAAAAAGTCTCGTTTTCAGCCTCACTactttgatgaaaaaaaaaaatagtgagtgaacaatactcactattaatagtttttttcactattattttttattcactcaccaattgaataaaaaaatgatttctctctcccatttttcttttctattttgctCTCATCCTTTAATggataaagaaagaataaacaaatcttcgaaaaaaaaatgtttaaatagaaatatagaatagtgaaagtagattgttaaaataataagacGGTTGGAAAGCTCTAAAAaagtgagtagttaaaatagataaaagtgtacttttggttattttggtgagtaaaatttggtaagACTGCTAATAATGCTCTTAAAGGAGGGTTTTTGCCCGAAATTGGTAGTTGACGGAGATTGAGTGTGGCGGGTGTTAGTTTATGGGGCAATATGTAAATGGGTGATAGTTGAAGGGGGCGAAAAGAAATTAactcttatttgtttatttcttaCCAAAATTTGTAATCCTTTTTACCTTTTCTTAATATAAATTAACCCTTATGTTCATCAAATCCCAAAATCTAGGATAATCCAAATAtgagagaaatgataaaaatcattctttcaACCATCTTCATATAGTAAATTAATGAATTCGCCATTAAATTTATGCGGGTCTCACATAaatccacaaattcaatggttgattaattaattttttttttttaaaaaaaaaaaaatgattgagagAATGATGTATAACATGCCTCGAAATGATAATCTAACATTTAAATCAATATATAAAGTTAGAAGGAAACAAATAATCATCCCAAAATTGACCTAAAATTTGGAAGATATGGCATAATATGACAAATTAGTAAAAGGTGGTGCAAGCATACCCTGTCTATGATATAATGGGCATGAGCATCTGGGTTGCATTTATAATAGTGCTTTGCAAACTTCTCCATGATGCACCTAATCTTATGTGCATCTCTGGGTAACTTGAAGCCCCCTAGGAGAACACTTACTGCTTCACCAAAAttcatttctttgaaattaagtAGTGgttctattaaatttgtggattCATGTAGACCctacataaatttaataatagattAATCTATTTAGTATGGAGATGGTTAAAAtatagttgaaaaaaaatgaattctaacatttttcttttcaaattcgtCAATGAAACTGTATGACTCACATggtagatttgaaaaaaaaaatatgaatgatGTTGGATGAGAGTTGgattggagaaaaaaagaagaagcattttcAAAGTTTAATAGGATTAGGATTATATAACCTTATAACATTAAGAGTCTAATAATTTTCATACATGACATGTCATGCGAGCCATTAAATTCTTACGAGTCTCAATGCATTTTAAATATATGCGAGTTTAATATATTAAACTGGAAGAAAATTAGTCCTTACATGGAATCCttttaaaaaatcttaaaagaatCACTTATGTAGATTTTacaagtaatgatataaggaagatTATAATCTTTTcgaatgtgatgtggcttttaaaatcacaattgaatttgagattatcatgaTTGAATTTcgatctattgatgattttaaaagtcacatcatatttaGAAGAACTCTAGtcctttttatatcattattcaaattctacataatttttaaaaaaagttggaTGGTAGAAGGCTGTAATGACATTCATTATAtgaacattctaacttttttaataaggaaaaaaaaaaaagaagttgtttTATATGTTCTTCCGTCGTAATCACGAAGATACGAACCGAAATTGAGAGAAACAGTTGGGGGGGGGATTATATTAGCACTTGGCACTTGGCAGGTAGGTCGATGGTAACACTTAATCCCCAAGAATAGATAAGATAACTCTCCAACAAATCTTCTCATGTACCAAACAAAACATATGTGACAAAACCATATGTTTAATTCATATTCTTATATTACTATTAACTGTCCATTTGGTTTAGTGGTTccaaaatatattgttttaaaaaatagtaatttcaaaatataattaatgaaaacgCAGATTAatgacctttaaaattatatgtttttaaaagagtaatgctataaactacatttttatcacataatCGTTCTACAATGTTGACTTGACAACCTCAACCAACcttgtgtgtttttaaaataataatattatattatatattacatttgTATCCTATAATATTGATGTGACAGTCACAACCAACTATTATATCAAatcttgttaaaaaaagaaaaatcgaaAGATAGGTTATGGGTCCGTTTggaattgcggtttcaataagtgcgattttaaaaataacgtttttgaaataattacttttaaaatcgtaaaggcgtttggtaaaatatgttaaaaaatacttttttattaaatatttgttatgcgaattcatgattttagtttaaattcgcacttttttcaaataagcaccccctaacCTGCTTATTGgaatcgtagattttttttttctattttaaattaagtgctttttaaatcgcaatgccaaacacctaacattttgcgatatcttttaaaaacacaaattattctttcaaaatcgcaatctcaaacgcaccccATGACTGCCATCTCGATTATGTGGAATAGTTATAGAATGAAAATGTAGTATaaagcattactcttttaaaaaACGTAACCCCTTACCTACAGTACAAAAACGTgaattttttcacatatttaaaCCACTAttctttttcaaacaaatttacaGACGAAACACtttatgtgattttgtttaaaaataggTGTTTCACAAGCAAAATCGAGGAGCCAAATTCACTCTATCAgtcaaaaaaattccaacacCTGAAATACCAATAAAAAAGATATGGAAATTCACTTCTCGCATTCATACAGATGTGGATGGCATTcaaaaaatggtaaataaaGATCGAACTTTCATTATCTAATCAACTGCTCTTGACAAAGGTGCCAAAAATTCTAAAGCACTTATATGATATATAGAGTTAGTTTGCTTGATAGCCCGTCAAAAACTCTGAATTTTCAGTTGGATATAGTAGCAGCGGACTCCATAAGAGGCTGATCATTGATTAATGTGTCCCAGTCAAGCTGCCTAAGCATGTTGAACCTCTCATTCAATGTCACAAACCCAGCTTCCGGAGCAACAATACCATGGGCTTCAGCCCTATGCAGTAAAAGCACACTAGCCCCCATGTCCGGACCGTGGAGTTTGCCGGTTAGCAACACTCGGAGAGGCATGAAGAGTGATTTTCCCTGCAATAAGGATGAAAATAGTTTTAGGTGTCTtgtgagtattttgtatttaaatttgtttgttaatgtcttttatttttattttttctaaaaagcaaACAAACTATCTTAAAAAGTGTTGCCAAACGAGCCCATATCACCCTATCTCATAAAAGACCACCTTGCGCTTCAGCGATTTGCCAAAGTTCTTCACCCACTTCTGCCAGCCAGCATGGCCTTCTTCAAGAGCACCGAGGAGTTCACCACTATCATAGGCAGCTACAAGATGGGCTGAAAATTCAGAAAGCTTATCTTCTAAGACAGGTTTAGCTTCAGTACTGCAGAGAGCAAAAGAAGTTACAGTTATTTATAATTGAAATCTGGGGGACTAAACCTAATATTTGgaaactttttttatcaattgaagtTAACAACCTCTCAATCATAAAACAACGGATTTAACTGCATGGTAATATAACCTCTTTAAAGTAGCAAGTAAAGGATAAGATAGCAAGTTTGAGAGTGCTTTGTCTGAATCTGTTATCAGATCGATTCCGTCCTTGAGCTGCTGAACCGCCTCCTGTTGTACAGAATCACATTGCGAGAGTATTATAACATGCTTGCTTTGCTTGATTATAGGATATTAGAACGacataaaaccaaaacaaaattaatgttGGACAGTAATCCCATCATTTAAAGAACAGTATAATCCAGAACAATGCCAAGGAAGATTATAAGATCACCTTGCTTCTAATAAAGACAAAAGAAATGCTATAACTGGAAACTTacaattataataattcaaGCAATTGAAATATTTCAATCTAAAGAGTCGTACTTCGATAAAAGTCCCCTCTGACTCTGTGAGGACACCGGTGCTTTTCCAGCGCTCACCAATAACCTTGGTCAACTCCTCTGATGGAAGAGCTCTTAAATGCTGACCATTCATCCACCTTTAGTTTGAAGATGTATGTTAAAGGCAAAACAATTAGAAAGCTACTATACATAATAATACCTTGCATACTATTAAATAGCTAACTTCCAGAACCTCCACAATAAAGTAATAGTCTCAGCATTCAAGAATATAACAAACCATCTTTCTTTTAATGACAAGCAGCCTAAATTCTCATGAACTGATCAAAAGCAAATCAtggaaatcaaaaatcaaactttGGAGTATTACACAATATATGCAACCACCAGAACATGTAAACAATCGTGCCTTTGCAGAACATTTTTTCAATCTACATCCCAAAGTTTTTAGGGAATGCTCgtcaaaagtaacaaaagaatggGGTTTCTCAGCATATGGTAGCTGAAAGCCATTACCTTAACTTAGTAGAATCAAAAATAGCACCGCCTTTGTTAACACGACCAATCGAGAATTTTTCAACTGTGAATTGCATGAAAATATTCAAGTAAGAAATGctcaaatgaaaagaaaatatatctaGAGTTTAGACAATTATCCCCAGTAGCCAACCAGCATGATTGCataggaagagaaagaaagagagtatTCGAGGCAAATCACTAACCAAGTTGCTCAAGGGTGAAAAATTCATTTTCAGTGCCATCTCCCCAACCTAGAAGTGCCAAATAGTTCACCATTGCCTGGGGTAGATACCCCATCTCCTTGAACTGATAGATGGTAGCAAAGTCGGAAATAGTTCTCCTTATTAAAGAAAGGCTAATAAGCACAAAAAAGGCACAGGAAGACCTCATACCCAacttctctatatatattttgcttttgtGTGTGTGAAGATTAGTAATAATGATTAACAATTACCTGACCCACGGAAGTAGCACCATGGCGTTTTGACAGTTTACTTCGATCAGGTGCAAGAATTAAGGAAACATGTGCAAAGTTAGGCATGGAGAATCCCAGAGCCTGCGGTAGAATCATGCATGGATACAAAATCAGCTTCTTCTATTGCTGAAAGATAACAAAGTCCCGAAAGCAagcaaaaccaagaaaaaaaaaagaaataaagaggaTTCAGGTTTCAACATTACCTTATATATGAGTGCTTGCCTTAAAGTGTTTGGTAAGTGTTCCTCTGCCCTGAAAATGCAAGTATTGAAAGAATAAGATGAATTAACACAACATGCACCACAATCGGGGAAAAAAGTTAACTTTCTATGTTTATGGACAAGGAACATGGCAGATTACTATAACTGTAAGGAGGTTGGACTTATTACCTTATAACGTGTGATATAGCCATGCTAGCGTCATCAACTGTGACACAAAAATTGTAAACAGGTTGTCCATTGCTCCTCATAACTACAAAATCTCCAAGCGTGTCCAAATTCCAACTAACCTTCATTACACTATCAAACAAAGTTAACATCCTATACAGCTCGATTGCTGTCAGATGTTCTTAGTTGCATTTGCAGATTATTTACTTAGAGCTATTGCAACTATATTAATGGAAGAACCACCTTAGGGCAAAAGCGCATCTGATAATTTGAAATTCCCAAGGAAACAAAAATGTGTATATAAGAAGGGtacaatgacaaaaaaataaaataaaataaaaataataatgagaggAACTAACTTCGCCTCGAATAAGGTCATTGATTTTCAAACTCCCTTCCTTTGGCACACGAAATCGATATGTATAAGGGGTTCCCTTCGTCAGCTCTTCTTGTACTTCTTCATCGGTTGCAGTTGCCCACTTTCCCGTGTATACTGGAGGCAACTGTTGTAATTTTGCAATCACCTTCATCTTTTCCAGTTCCTGAAGACAGTAAAGATAAGAATCTATAAGCAGAGCATACATTTTCACAAACCCACTACTATACAGATAACAAAAAACCTCACAACGTACTAGGATCTGCAAGtactaaaaaccaaaaaagcaTACATTCTAGAATGCAAAAACGATGGGGCTAAAAGCAACAAGGCTTGTGACCAAAATAAATGACAATCAGACAATTTTTGATCAGTAATCAAGATGTATGTATAAAAAGTGTAAGGCGCCCCCCCGACTGCACGGAAATTATACAAGAGAAAGCATCTAacaaggaggagaaaaaagaacaagaaaatcatgaaaattgaGCACAAAAGGGGAAACAAAAGCAGCTATCCAAATATAAAGagtatagaagaaaaaagatataaGCCTCTTGTGGTCCTCAAAACTcctatcatttcttttcttccaaatacaccacaagAGGCAAGAAGGCAACATTTTCCACAGAATGGCACTCCAATTGCTACCAGCAGTCCCACCATCAAGCAAGCAAATCAACAACTTGTCTACGCATAACCCAAGATAATCCAAAGTGGCTGGTAGTAGCATTCCATAATTCGCAAGgaacctcacaatggagaaaaaaatagtCCACAGACTCCCCATTCTTCTTTCACGTTTAGAACCCAAAGATACTATTTATGCTGACAAAAGCACGGCAAAGGCCAAAAAGATTTCTACTTTCAATCAAATAGAGAGAGATTTTAGAACGAAAATCAAAACTCAACCACATTCTAGGCATTACAATAGCAAATTAGAGAAGTCTTTAAACAAACAAGAATTTTTGCTAAATGATATAATGACAAGTTTCATTTGTTTCATCTGggataattttttgttattccAAGGtcataattaaaataccaaaactaagCTTTAAAAAGTTTAATGAGGATCACCTCGTTAGTACAAAAGCAGCGATAAACATGACCAGATTCCAATAGTTTCTCAGCAAATTGCTTGTACAATGAGTTTCTTTCGGATTGCCGATACGGACCATAGTCTCCACCAACACCAGGACCTAATAAGGTTCATAAAACATAACATTATTTCCTTCTCAATCAAGCCCTAATTATCACCTAGTTTACAACCAATGTAGGACTTGGTACAAATCCAAAGAAGAAATtggatgataataaaaagggaaTAAGTATATTTACCTTCATCCCAATCAAGGCCAAGCCAAGAGAGATCTCGCAACACGGCTTCCTCGGACTCTCTAGTGGACCTCTCCAAGTCAGTGTCTTCAATTCTCAAAACAAATTTCCCACCTTTGGACCTGGCGAACAGGTAGTTGAAGAGGGCGGTTCTGGCTCCGCCAACGTGAAGGTTTCCGGTGGGCGAAGGAGCGAAGCGCACGCGGACTTGCCCTTCATTGTTCGCAGTGGCGGAGATTGAGAAACTCCTCCGCCAAGAGGATCGACGGAAAATCATCGTCATCGGAGAGGCAGCCTCTGAAATTGTCCTCATCCTCATCGTCATCCACGGTAACGGCGTTCCCAGGGCTGCCAATGTCGCCGCCATTTCTCAGTCTCGTACTTTTTTGCCGTTTGCTTCACTCAACGGCTGGCTGCCCCCTTTATCTTATGTTTCACGCTCACGTGCCCCGGAAGGAACAGAAGATTTCCGAATTTTATTTCtgaaaatcttttaataatttgttttaaataatcaaattaatattcctggcaatttcttcttatttttcttttatctttcttctccctttcttttgaattttttttttttttttccaagaggtaactcaatcggctaaAAACCACGCTCCAttaagcggaggtcactagttcgaatttctccCCCCTCTCAATCTTTAAAGGCAAagacttttttataaattgggtcgttcaagtattaaaaaaaagcatatcacttttaaatcaaataataaatttatatcaaattaattcTTAAATACTAACAAAATAAGTGGCATGTTTTAAAGCTCTTACAGATCtataaatagaatttttttttctttttttttgacatgtccacacaagaaaagGGGgaagggaattcgaactagtgacctccgtttcattaggcgtggttatcataaattgaagaaaattaacagaaaattaaaaaatatggaattGATTATTTAGGATAATAGTAGAAAAAATAGGAGATAAGTCATTATTGCTTTgacaaattactaaaaaatcaATCCACTAATAATAGTTagaattataaatataatataattttgggCAAATTACTAAAAAAGACAAGACGACTGCCGTTTTCACTGTGTactctttaatttgtttgatccTCGTAGACTGGAAATCggaaaacagagagagagagagagatgagctCGTGTGCAATTCGAGCTCCATGCTTTACTCTTTGGAGCTCTCCATCCAATACCGTGGAGTTAGCGAACGGTAAAACGCGGTGCGTGGTGGTGGGAATGAGCAACAGAAGCAAGAATCGGAAGCCGTTGCAGAAGGGGAGAAACCTCAGCATCGAAGCAATTCAAACGGTGCAGGCGTTGAAGCGAGCCCAGAAAGACCAACCTTCATTGGACCAAGAGTTCCAGTCCAAGTTCAAGCGCCTCCTCAAGCTCGATATGATTGCCGTTCTTCGCGAACTCCTCCGCCAGAACCAATGCTTCTTGGCCCTCAAGGTTCCCACTTTTTGTTCCCTTTTTATCATCTGTACTGCTGTTTTaacctaaatttttaatttctaatccTCATTGTTATACTTTTAGCTCCACCCATTTGTGTTATTCGAATTATGAATTGTTGAGTTCAGACAAGTGAGTGAAAAAGAGTTAAGTTtgtgaagatatatatatatatatatgttgaaatatatataaaatataaaatactaaaataaaagagaaagaacaaagaGCGGAAGTGgagagagacgtatgggctacatcttgtatattcattgtatcaatcaatattacataactctctatttatagagagacaatgagtagtgaccaagaaacccaaattaaaccctaaaatacataagaaaagaaataaaccctacattacaaactaaataacataaatataaaatattctaacaaaggaaataatatattctaacaatatatatatataggcatatCATAATTGGGTTCAACCTCATTAGGTTAAACCTTTGAATTGAATGATGTTCTAATACGCGTTATATTATGGTCTCATgaaattaatatgttaataccCCACTCACTTGTGTGTGGGCTAAaactttactaaaaaaaaagtgcggaatgaatttaatcatttaaattaatattttattgaaacaAGAGGTGAATGACAAGGATAAAAATCGAATTCAGGACTTTTGTTCTGATGGGTGGTGATtgaacatggtatcaaagcatagATTCTTTATCCGAACTTTATTTCCGTCATTCACCTCttgtttcaaataaatattttatgtattaggCCCCATTTATTAAGGTAGAGTTTAAGCTCACAGGTAAATGGGAGTATTAGAATGTAAATtaaatgatcaattcatcatttcctattagcttaagcttttaaaataagtagtaatttaacaaatgGCTTAGGTTGATCTCTATATGGTGTGCTTTAATGAGGTTCTTAATCTGTTGTTacacatttgactatagaaAGTCCAACTGAATAGCGGATAGGAggtaaaagaaatttatttataagcaAATAGCAACTAAATTTTGTGAAAGTAATCTCTGCAATAATCTATATTTGTTGTCTTAATGTCATTGCTCTTACCTAGGTTTTCGAAGATATTCGGAAGGAATACTGGTATAGGCCTCAAGTCTCACTCTATGCTGATATGATCAAAGTATTGGGTAGCAATGGATTGTTTGAACATGTTGAACTACTTCACTCCTATTTGAAAACAGAAGCTGGTGGCTTAGGGCTTGAAATCGAGGGCTTTAATGCTGTCTTGAGAGCTTTGGTGAGTTCTAACCATACTAAACTTGCAATGGAATGTTACTACCTGATGAAACAAGTTGGATGTGATCCAGACAAGTCATCCTTTACGATACTTATAACTGCCTTGGAATCAAATGGAGAAACAGGAGCGTCGGCTATCTTAAGGCAGGATGCTCAAATGTATTATGGTGAAGATCTAGAGTTTCTTGAGGAGGAAGAGATGGTGGTGAGCAAATGATTGAACTAATTACTTATTTTACATAATTAACAATTATATGATAGAATGAGTGGCTGTTAAGCCTGTTATGTTACTTCCATTGAAACAAAACAGATTGCATTAATACCCATTTTGATGATGGTTCTTGTAATTTTACATGTTTGATTTATGGGTACCCCTGTATAGCATGTAATCTGTTAGTTTCATGACAAATGAGAGAGATAAGAATTTCCTTAGATCGTTTGCCATGTTATAATGGTTTGCATACCAGAAGTGATGGTGCCATTATGGTTCCAAAAATTTCTAGCTGGTAGCTTAAGTTGCCTATCTAGGGTGTGTATCCATGTCAATTGCATTAATGTAGAGGCTAGGAGCGAAACCCTGTTGATACTTGATACTTCAGTGAATACCTATAGGAGGGCATGGTCCTCTCCCCAATCCTTCTTTTTATACTTATTAATTAAGGTCCATTTGAGTATGTGAtttcaaaataatgattttaaaatgtgtgatttgaaaacacgatttttaaaaacacatttcatCATTTGTTAAGTTCtcaatttgacttttaaaattgcagtatagcctttaaaatcgtgcatattttttaaaatgcaaacCCTTGCTTGCGattagaaaacataaatctacatttttaaatcgcaatttttttaaatccttaCTCCCAAatgatacatttttttttgaaaatggtttaaaatcactattttggTATGTGAAATCACAATATCAAACACGCTCTAAGAATGCTAACTTTTTATTCCATTCTCCAACATTTTTG from Corylus avellana chromosome ca1, CavTom2PMs-1.0 encodes the following:
- the LOC132174568 gene encoding glutamate--tRNA ligase, chloroplastic/mitochondrial, producing MAATLAALGTPLPWMTMRMRTISEAASPMTMIFRRSSWRRSFSISATANNEGQVRVRFAPSPTGNLHVGGARTALFNYLFARSKGGKFVLRIEDTDLERSTRESEEAVLRDLSWLGLDWDEGPGVGGDYGPYRQSERNSLYKQFAEKLLESGHVYRCFCTNEELEKMKVIAKLQQLPPVYTGKWATATDEEVQEELTKGTPYTYRFRVPKEGSLKINDLIRGEVSWNLDTLGDFVVMRSNGQPVYNFCVTVDDASMAISHVIRAEEHLPNTLRQALIYKALGFSMPNFAHVSLILAPDRSKLSKRHGATSVGQFKEMGYLPQAMVNYLALLGWGDGTENEFFTLEQLVEKFSIGRVNKGGAIFDSTKLRWMNGQHLRALPSEELTKVIGERWKSTGVLTESEGTFIEEAVQQLKDGIDLITDSDKALSNLLSYPLLATLKSTEAKPVLEDKLSEFSAHLVAAYDSGELLGALEEGHAGWQKWVKNFGKSLKRKGKSLFMPLRVLLTGKLHGPDMGASVLLLHRAEAHGIVAPEAGFVTLNERFNMLRQLDWDTLINDQPLMESAATISN
- the LOC132174595 gene encoding protein THYLAKOID ASSEMBLY 8, chloroplastic-like isoform X1, coding for MSSCAIRAPCFTLWSSPSNTVELANGKTRCVVVGMSNRSKNRKPLQKGRNLSIEAIQTVQALKRAQKDQPSLDQEFQSKFKRLLKLDMIAVLRELLRQNQCFLALKVFEDIRKEYWYRPQVSLYADMIKVLGSNGLFEHVELLHSYLKTEAGGLGLEIEGFNAVLRALVSSNHTKLAMECYYLMKQVGCDPDKSSFTILITALESNGETGASAILRQDAQMYYGEDLEFLEEEEMVKQILRESPSKAA
- the LOC132174595 gene encoding protein THYLAKOID ASSEMBLY 8, chloroplastic-like isoform X2, producing the protein MSSCAIRAPCFTLWSSPSNTVELANGKTRCVVVGMSNRSKNRKPLQKGRNLSIEAIQTVQALKRAQKDQPSLDQEFQSKFKRLLKLDMIAVLRELLRQNQCFLALKVFEDIRKEYWYRPQVSLYADMIKVLGSNGLFEHVELLHSYLKTEAGGLGLEIEGFNAVLRALVSSNHTKLAMECYYLMKQVGCDPDKSSFTILITALESNGETGASAILRQDAQMYYGEDLEFLEEEEMVQILRESPSKAA